A genomic region of Vibrio ziniensis contains the following coding sequences:
- a CDS encoding LysR family transcriptional regulator, whose protein sequence is MRADDLILFSQVVEFGSFSKVAEQNNLTNSVVSKRIARLEEELSVQLLYRTTRKLTLTEAGKALMSSAKNVKQATQEAMDAVAGFGENISGHIKMSVPSISGDLILADAVAEFCNMHPGLTVDMSLDNRFVDLVEGGFDLVIRTGYLDDSSLIARHILDSQWVVCASPSYIARNGKPLKPEDLVNHNCLQYAYQTTGASDWEFKGSKGNYIVKVSGTFSTDNATALRKAALGGHGIAYVPRCLVYHDFRNGELIDIFPELVGKKLGIYAVYPFTRQPPNKVRLLIEHIRTRYLAISHYF, encoded by the coding sequence ATGCGTGCGGATGACTTAATACTCTTCTCTCAAGTTGTTGAATTTGGCAGCTTTAGCAAAGTGGCTGAACAAAATAACCTTACTAATTCAGTAGTTAGCAAAAGAATTGCTCGCTTGGAAGAGGAGCTGAGTGTTCAGCTATTATATCGAACAACGCGTAAATTGACCCTGACGGAAGCGGGTAAGGCATTGATGTCGAGTGCCAAAAATGTGAAGCAAGCCACTCAGGAAGCAATGGATGCCGTAGCCGGTTTTGGCGAGAACATCAGCGGACATATTAAGATGTCGGTTCCTTCAATCTCAGGTGATTTGATCTTGGCAGATGCTGTGGCGGAGTTTTGCAATATGCATCCGGGATTAACGGTAGATATGTCGTTAGATAATCGTTTTGTTGATTTGGTTGAAGGTGGTTTTGACTTAGTGATTCGAACTGGCTATTTGGATGATTCCAGTTTGATTGCCCGCCACATTCTTGATTCTCAATGGGTGGTCTGCGCTTCTCCTTCATACATTGCGCGAAATGGTAAACCCTTGAAACCTGAAGATTTGGTCAATCACAATTGCTTGCAATACGCTTACCAAACTACAGGGGCAAGTGATTGGGAATTCAAAGGAAGTAAAGGGAACTACATCGTAAAAGTGTCGGGTACTTTCTCAACGGATAATGCAACAGCACTGCGAAAAGCCGCATTGGGTGGGCATGGAATCGCTTATGTGCCCAGATGTCTGGTTTACCATGATTTTCGCAACGGTGAATTGATTGATATTTTCCCTGAGCTGGTGGGTAAGAAGCTCGGAATCTATGCTGTTTACCCTTTCACCCGTCAGCCACCAAATAAAGTCCGTTTGTTAATCGAGCATATCCGTACTCGATATCTCGCCATTTCACACTACTTTTAA